The following proteins are co-located in the Agromyces laixinhei genome:
- a CDS encoding dihydrolipoyl dehydrogenase family protein, whose product MEREVDVIVIGGGPVGENAADRARAAGLEVVLVERELLGGECSYWACIPSKTLLRSAAALRAAQRVGGAEQAVTGRLDVQAVLARRDYWVSDWSDQGGADWLESIGVGIERGHGRLDGVRRVVVERPGDEEVAYAARHAVIVATGTDSFIPPIAGLAEAAPWTSREATSVTEPPARIAVIGGGVTAVEMATAFAGFGTDVVVLARSGLLGGMEPFAGEAVAKGLRELGASVRLGAQIERVDRIASGEVVVTLAGGETVTADEVLVATGRRPRSDRLGLETVGLEPGAWVAVDDTMLATGADDNEARPWLYAVGDLNHWALLTHQGKYQARATGDLVAARALGRAEHTEPWGAHVATADHSAIPQVVFAEPEAVSVGCTVAEAERDGRRVRVADVSFASVSGAGIVADGYEGQARLIVDAERNTVIGATFVGQDVAELVHSATIAIVGEVPIDRLWHAVPAFPTMSEVWLRLLEALGRPAAADVASDAVPEAAA is encoded by the coding sequence ATGGAACGCGAAGTCGACGTCATCGTCATCGGCGGCGGGCCGGTCGGGGAGAACGCGGCGGATCGGGCACGCGCGGCCGGATTGGAGGTCGTGCTCGTGGAGCGAGAGCTTCTGGGCGGTGAATGCTCCTACTGGGCGTGCATCCCGTCCAAGACGCTGCTGCGGAGCGCTGCAGCCCTCCGCGCCGCTCAGCGCGTCGGCGGAGCGGAACAGGCCGTCACCGGACGTCTCGATGTGCAGGCCGTGCTCGCCCGGCGCGACTACTGGGTCTCGGACTGGAGCGACCAGGGCGGCGCCGACTGGCTCGAGAGCATCGGCGTCGGGATCGAACGCGGACACGGTCGACTCGACGGCGTGCGGCGAGTGGTCGTCGAACGGCCGGGCGACGAGGAGGTCGCATACGCCGCCCGCCACGCGGTCATCGTCGCGACCGGCACCGACTCGTTCATTCCGCCGATCGCCGGACTCGCCGAAGCGGCGCCGTGGACGAGCCGCGAGGCCACGAGCGTCACCGAACCGCCGGCCAGGATCGCCGTCATCGGCGGCGGCGTCACGGCAGTCGAGATGGCGACGGCGTTCGCGGGTTTCGGCACCGACGTCGTCGTGCTGGCCCGCAGCGGCCTGCTCGGCGGAATGGAGCCGTTCGCCGGCGAGGCCGTCGCGAAAGGGCTTCGCGAGCTCGGGGCATCCGTACGACTCGGCGCGCAGATCGAACGCGTCGATCGCATCGCGTCCGGCGAGGTCGTGGTGACACTCGCGGGCGGCGAGACCGTCACGGCCGACGAGGTGCTCGTGGCCACCGGGCGACGGCCCCGCAGCGATCGGCTCGGACTCGAGACGGTCGGGCTCGAACCGGGCGCCTGGGTCGCCGTCGACGACACGATGCTCGCCACGGGCGCCGACGACAACGAAGCGCGCCCGTGGCTCTACGCCGTTGGCGACCTGAACCACTGGGCTCTACTCACCCACCAGGGCAAGTACCAGGCGCGGGCGACGGGCGATCTCGTCGCAGCGCGCGCCCTCGGCCGCGCCGAGCACACGGAACCGTGGGGCGCGCACGTCGCGACGGCCGACCACTCGGCCATACCGCAGGTCGTGTTCGCCGAGCCCGAGGCGGTCTCGGTCGGATGCACCGTGGCAGAGGCCGAGCGTGACGGCCGGCGCGTGCGCGTTGCCGACGTGTCGTTCGCCTCGGTCAGCGGCGCGGGCATCGTCGCCGACGGATACGAGGGGCAGGCGAGGCTCATCGTCGACGCCGAGCGGAACACCGTCATCGGCGCGACCTTCGTCGGACAGGACGTCGCCGAGCTCGTGCATTCGGCGACCATCGCGATCGTCGGCGAGGTGCCGATCGATCGGCTCTGGCACGCCGTACCGGCCTTCCCCACGATGAGCGAGGTCTGGTTGCGGCTGCTCGAGGCGCTCGGGAGACCAGCGGCAGCGGATGTCGCTTCGGATGCCGTGCCCGAGGCCGCAGCGTGA
- a CDS encoding arginase family protein, translating to MPATFVVVPLWQGSVSSRAMSHADGADAILGDLPSTSTIVIEVPVEAGESLGTGVQRYSTLVRVRERTAEALSRVPDWALTIGGDCGASLASVGHASARAAGGLAVLWLDAHPDLNTPETSPSGGFGGMTLRAIAGEGAEGLALDPEARVAPERLVLGGIRAIDDEERRFIDAHGVATLTVEDLSDPSLVISALEATGASHVFIHIDLDVLDPSALAGLSYPMPFGIGAAELIALVRAVAARFPLAGAAIAGFAPASAQTAADDLPTILRLVGALTSGNAAPTA from the coding sequence ATGCCCGCAACATTCGTGGTGGTCCCGCTCTGGCAGGGATCCGTCTCCTCCCGCGCCATGAGTCATGCGGACGGCGCCGACGCCATCCTCGGCGACCTCCCGAGCACCTCGACCATCGTCATCGAGGTTCCGGTCGAGGCCGGGGAGTCGCTCGGCACCGGAGTTCAGCGGTACAGCACGCTCGTGCGGGTGCGCGAGCGCACCGCCGAAGCCCTCTCCCGTGTTCCCGACTGGGCGCTCACCATCGGCGGCGACTGCGGAGCCTCGCTCGCCTCGGTCGGCCACGCCTCTGCCCGCGCCGCCGGCGGTCTCGCGGTGCTCTGGCTCGACGCTCACCCCGATCTGAACACCCCCGAAACCTCGCCGTCCGGCGGGTTCGGCGGCATGACGCTGCGGGCCATCGCCGGCGAGGGTGCCGAAGGGCTCGCCCTCGACCCCGAGGCACGGGTTGCACCCGAACGACTCGTGCTCGGCGGCATCCGTGCGATCGACGACGAGGAGCGCCGCTTCATCGACGCCCACGGCGTGGCGACGCTCACCGTCGAAGACCTCTCCGACCCCTCGCTCGTGATCTCAGCCCTCGAGGCGACCGGCGCCTCGCACGTGTTCATCCACATCGACCTCGACGTGCTCGACCCCTCGGCGCTCGCGGGGCTGTCGTACCCGATGCCCTTCGGCATCGGCGCCGCCGAGCTCATCGCGCTCGTGCGCGCAGTTGCAGCACGCTTCCCCCTCGCGGGTGCGGCGATCGCCGGATTCGCGCCGGCATCGGCGCAGACCGCCGCCGACGACCTGCCGACGATCCTGCGCCTGGTCGGCGCGCTCACTTCCGGCAACGCCGCGCCGACTGCCTAG